In the Agromyces flavus genome, GCTCTACCGCCGCAACGGCTTGCAGTTCCTCCCGTTCAACACCGTGTACCAGCTGGCCGCCGAGCAGGCGAGCGGATGGCTCGACCTCGCCGACTCGCTGCTGCTGATCCCCGACCTCATCGGCTTCCAGCTCACGGGCGCCCGCGTCTCCGAACGCACGAACGCCTCGACGACAGGGCTCGTGGCGGTCGAGTCCGGCGAGTGGGACGACGACCTGGTCGAACGGCTCGGCTTCGCGCCATCCGTCTTCGCCCCGCTCGTGTCGCCGGGCGACTCGCTCGGCGGCCTCCGCACAGACGTCGCCGACGATCTCGGCGCGCCCGCCGGCATCGAGGTCGTCGCGGTCGGCTCGCACGACACCGCGTCGGCCGTCGTCGCCGTGCCCATGCAGGCCGAGTCGGCCGCGTACATCTCGTGCGGCACGTGGGGGCTCGTCGGAGTCGAACTCGAGCACCCGGTGACGACGGATGCCGCGCGCGAGGCGAACTTCACGAACGAGGGCGGCGTCGACGGGCGCATCCGGTTCCTGCACAATGTCATGGGCCTGTGGCTGCTGTCGGAGTCGGTGCGCTGGTGGGAGCGGGACGGGGACGCCGTCGACCTGCCCGCGCTGCTCGCGGCCGCGTCATCCGTCACGAGCGACGTCGCGGTGTTCGACGCGAACGACCCGCGCTTCCTCGCACCGGGCGACCTGCCCGCCCGCATCGCCGAGTGGTGCCGCGAGCAGGACGTGCCGGGGCCGCAGACGCGCGCCGAGTTCGCCCGGTCGATCGTCGAGAGTCTCGCCGAGGCGTTCGCCGACGCGGTGCGCACGGCGTCGGTGCTCTCAGGCGTGGACGTCGCGACGATCCATGTCGTCGGCGGCGGTGCCCTCAACGAGCTGCTGTGCCGGCGAACGGCCGACCGCTCGGGGCTCCCGGTGCTCGCCGGACCCGTCGAGGCGACCGCGATCGGCAACGTGCTCGTGCAGGCCCGCGCGCAGGGCTTCGCCGAGGGCGACCTCGAGTCGCTGCGCGCGCTGGTGGCGCGGGCGTTCACCCCCGTCCGGTACGAGCCGTCGGGGCGCTAGGCGTACCCGGCTCAATGCCCGTGCGCGAGCTGCTGCAGCACGACGACCGCGAGGCCGAGTGCGACGAGCGCGCCGAGTCCGAGGAGTTGCTTCCACCAGGGTGCACGGGTGCGCCGCACCGCGACGTACCCGATCAGGCCGAGCGTCACGAGGTACACGATCGACGCGGCCCGCAGCGCGCCCTCGAGCTCGAACACCCCGAAGGCGGCGAGCGCGAGTAGGATCAGCGGCACGCCGGCCGACGCGATCGCCGAGCCTGAGATGCGCAGCATGCGGCCGAGCTCGTCGCGCTCGGGGAACGCCGCGTGCACCGCGAGGTGCGCGACGATGTCGGCCACGAAGCCGGCCGCCGTGATCGCCACGATGCCGACCAGCAGCGTGAGGGTGGCCCGGGTCGCGCTGACGTGCTCGACGTTCGCGTGCTGCACGAGCACGATCGCGAGACCGGTGAAGGTCGCGTAGACGCGTTCCTTGAGCGCCTCGGCCTGCTCGTCGACCGAACGATCGGTGCGACGCGGTCGCCGGCGCGGCCGGCCCGCGGCATCGGATGCGGCGGCCTCGTTCATGCGCGTCACGGTACCAGCGCGACGTGACGGCGCGACATCCGCTCTGCGAGGATCGAGGAATGACCGGCGAGCCCCGTCCCCTCCTCGTGACCGTTCCCGGCGCGACCCTCCGTCGAGCGCTCGAGCAGACCCCGGGCGGCGTGCCCGATGGCGTCGAGCTCGTGGAGTGGGACCTGGCCGGGCCGCCGCCGCCCGAGGCATCCGGTCGCCGCATCGACATCGTGGTGCCGCCGTACATGGGCGCGGCCGAGCGGCTCGGCGCCCTCGACGGCGTGGAGGTCGGCCTCGTGCAGTCGCAGTCGATCGGGTACGACGACGTGCCCGACGCGCTGCCCGCCGGGCACGTGTTCGCGAACGCGGCGTCGGTCCACGAGACGTCGACCGCCGAGCTGGCGATCGGCCTCGCGATCGCTTCCCAGCGCGGCATCCCGGACTTCGTGCGTGCGGCCGCGGCGGGCCGCTGGGCTCCTGCGCGCCACGCGAGCCTCGCCGATCGCCGCGTGCTGCTCCTGGGATACGGCGGCGTCGGCCGCGCGATCGAGGCGCGGCTCGCGCCGTTCGAGGTCGAGGTGACCCGGGTCGCGAGTCGTGCTCGTGAGGATGAGCACGGGCGGGTCCACGGGATCGACGAACTGCCGACGCTGCTCCCCGAGGCCGAGATCGTGTTCGTCGCGGTCCCGCTGGGCGATGCGACCACGCGGCTCGTCGATGCCGCGTTCCTCGAGGCGCTGCCCGAGGGCGCGCTCGTCGTCAACGTCGCGCGCGGACCGGTCGCCGACACCGACGCGATCCTCGCCGAGGCCCAGTCGGGGCGCCTGCGCTTCGCGCTCGACGTGACCGACCCCGAGCCGCTGCCCGAGCACCATCCGCTCTTCGCGCTGCCGAACGTGCTGGTCTCGCCGCACGTCGGCGGCGCCACGACCGCGATGATGCCGCGCATGGCGCGCCTGCTGCGCGAGCAGATCGAGCGGATGTCGCGCGGCGACGAACCCCGCAACATCGTGCTGCGCACCTGACCCTTCGCGAGACGCCCGACCGAGAGGAACCGCCCGCATGACGAAGTTCGACCACGCCTTCGACTGGGTGCGCCGCCACGTCGACGACGGCCCGCTGCCGACCGCGGTGCTCGGCATCGCCACGTCCGAGGGCGTCGTCGCGCTCGACGCGTTCGGCGCAGCATCCGTCGACGACCACTACCCGCTGTTCTCGATCACCAAGCCGATCGTCGGCCTCGCCGCACTGCGCCTCATCGAGCAGGGCCGGCTCACGCCGGAGACCCCGCTGACCCGCGCCATCCCGTCGTTCGGGGCCGACCGTGACGACATCGTGCGCCTGTGCCACCTCGCGAGTCACACCTCGGGCATCATCGAGCCGCCGCTCGACACGCCACGCGGACTGCGCACCTCGCTGCTCGAACCGGGCCGCGACTTCCCGGCCGGCACCGTCTCGCGGTACTCGACGATCGCGTTCGAGGGCATCGCCGCGCTCATCGAGGACGCCTCGGGCGCGCCATGGGAGCGGGCCGTGGCCGAGGTCGGCGAGCGAGCGGATGCCGCCGGCATCACGTTCGACGACGTATCGCCGCATGCGCCGGTCGACGCCGCCGAGCACGGGCTCGACTGGGCGCGCATGGCGGCGCTGCGCCATCCGGGTGCGGGCCTGTTCGCTCGCGCCGCCGACCTGCTCGCGCTCGGCAGCGCGTTGCTGCGCAACGACGGCTCGGTCGTCTCGCCGGTCGCCTTCGAGGCCATGCGACGCCCGTTGACCGCCGGACTGCCGAAGCTCGAGCCCTACGTCGAGTCGCGCGGGCAGGACTGGGGCTTCACGTGGAACGTGCGGCACTCGGCACCCGGCCTGCTCGCACGCGACACGTTCGGCCACGGCGGCTGGGCCGGCACCGAGTTCTGGATCACGCCCTCGCTCGACGTGTGCTTCGTGTTCCTGACCAACGTCGGAGGCGGTATCGGGCGATTCGGGCTCGACGCCGACGAACTGCACAACGCCGTCGCGGCGGCCGCCTGACGCCTGTCGCTGGGATCACGTCGCCGCCCGGGCCTACGATCGGAGGACACCCCGACGGAAGGTCGACATGCCCGCTTCGGCAGAACCACGGGTCGCGCTGTACTTCGACTTCGACAACATCGTCATCTCCCGCTACGACCAGTTGCACGGCGAGGGCGCGTACCGCAAGGACACGAGCCGCACGAAGACGGTGCAGCCGGGTACGCAGGCGTGGAAGCGGCTGCAGCAGGCGACGGTCGACATCGACGCCGTGCTCGACTTCGCGGCCACGTTCGGCACGATCGCGATCGCGCGCGCCTACGCCGACTGGTCGACGCCGGTGAACGCGAGCTACCGCAACCAGCTCATCGACCGGGCGGTCGACCTCGTGCAGCTCTTCCCATTGTCGGCGACGAAGAACGGCGCCGACATCCGGCTGTCGGTCGACGCGATCGAGGACCTCTTCCTCATCGAGAACCTCTCCAACGTGGTCATCGTCGCGGGCGACTCCGACTACGTCGCGCTCGCGCAGAAGGCCAAGAAGCTCGGCCGGTACGTCGTGGGCATCGGGGTCGCGGGCGGCACCAGCCGGGCGCTCACCGCCGCATGCGACGAGTACGCCGACTACGACGCGATCCTCGCGACGGATGCCGCGGTGCGTGATGACGAGGCAACCGAAGGGTCGAACGGGGCCGAGTCGAAGACGTCCGTCGGCACGGCCAAGGCCGGCGCCGCACCGGTGGCCGAGGCCGGAGCGCAGCCGGGAGCCCCCGCTCGGCGCCGCCGCGCATCGTCGAAGACCGTGACGGATTCCGCGCCGGCCGACGCTGCGGCGGAGGCCCCGGCGTCGAAAGAGCCAGCGGCGCCCAAGAGCTCGTCCAAGGCCGTGCAGTTCGTGGCGCCCGCCGAGCCGGGTGCTGCGGATGATGCCGCGACGGGCACCACGCGCAACCCGGGCCGCCTGCTCCTCAAGGCGCTCGAGCTGCTGCGCGCGAAGAACGACCAGGAATGGCAGGACTCGAGCGCGGTGAAGAACCAGATGCTGCGCATGGACCCGTCGTTCCAGGAGCGCCGGCTCGGCTTCCCGACGTTCACCGACTTCCTGAAGTCGCGTGGCGGCGTGGTCGAACTCGACGAGGCGACCGGGCAGAACCGCGTCCGCATCCGCTCGAAGAAGGGCTGACCTGGCCCTTCCGACTCACGTGCCGCGGTCGGGCTTCCCGCCCGGTCCGTAGATGATGATCGCCACGACCGGGATCAGCAGGAACCAGAGCCACGACCAGACGAAGCCGCCGTTGAAGC is a window encoding:
- a CDS encoding rhamnulokinase, with the translated sequence MSASHRGGAVAAVDLGATSGRVIVGHVDQAAGRLDLDHVARFPNGPVRLASGLHWDFTGLSRDLARGLADAFRREPGVQSIGVDSWAVDYGLLRGDRLLGEPFHYRDARNDAAVEAVHARVPFAELYRRNGLQFLPFNTVYQLAAEQASGWLDLADSLLLIPDLIGFQLTGARVSERTNASTTGLVAVESGEWDDDLVERLGFAPSVFAPLVSPGDSLGGLRTDVADDLGAPAGIEVVAVGSHDTASAVVAVPMQAESAAYISCGTWGLVGVELEHPVTTDAAREANFTNEGGVDGRIRFLHNVMGLWLLSESVRWWERDGDAVDLPALLAAASSVTSDVAVFDANDPRFLAPGDLPARIAEWCREQDVPGPQTRAEFARSIVESLAEAFADAVRTASVLSGVDVATIHVVGGGALNELLCRRTADRSGLPVLAGPVEATAIGNVLVQARAQGFAEGDLESLRALVARAFTPVRYEPSGR
- a CDS encoding 2-hydroxyacid dehydrogenase codes for the protein MTGEPRPLLVTVPGATLRRALEQTPGGVPDGVELVEWDLAGPPPPEASGRRIDIVVPPYMGAAERLGALDGVEVGLVQSQSIGYDDVPDALPAGHVFANAASVHETSTAELAIGLAIASQRGIPDFVRAAAAGRWAPARHASLADRRVLLLGYGGVGRAIEARLAPFEVEVTRVASRAREDEHGRVHGIDELPTLLPEAEIVFVAVPLGDATTRLVDAAFLEALPEGALVVNVARGPVADTDAILAEAQSGRLRFALDVTDPEPLPEHHPLFALPNVLVSPHVGGATTAMMPRMARLLREQIERMSRGDEPRNIVLRT
- a CDS encoding serine hydrolase domain-containing protein, coding for MTKFDHAFDWVRRHVDDGPLPTAVLGIATSEGVVALDAFGAASVDDHYPLFSITKPIVGLAALRLIEQGRLTPETPLTRAIPSFGADRDDIVRLCHLASHTSGIIEPPLDTPRGLRTSLLEPGRDFPAGTVSRYSTIAFEGIAALIEDASGAPWERAVAEVGERADAAGITFDDVSPHAPVDAAEHGLDWARMAALRHPGAGLFARAADLLALGSALLRNDGSVVSPVAFEAMRRPLTAGLPKLEPYVESRGQDWGFTWNVRHSAPGLLARDTFGHGGWAGTEFWITPSLDVCFVFLTNVGGGIGRFGLDADELHNAVAAAA
- a CDS encoding NYN domain-containing protein gives rise to the protein MPASAEPRVALYFDFDNIVISRYDQLHGEGAYRKDTSRTKTVQPGTQAWKRLQQATVDIDAVLDFAATFGTIAIARAYADWSTPVNASYRNQLIDRAVDLVQLFPLSATKNGADIRLSVDAIEDLFLIENLSNVVIVAGDSDYVALAQKAKKLGRYVVGIGVAGGTSRALTAACDEYADYDAILATDAAVRDDEATEGSNGAESKTSVGTAKAGAAPVAEAGAQPGAPARRRRASSKTVTDSAPADAAAEAPASKEPAAPKSSSKAVQFVAPAEPGAADDAATGTTRNPGRLLLKALELLRAKNDQEWQDSSAVKNQMLRMDPSFQERRLGFPTFTDFLKSRGGVVELDEATGQNRVRIRSKKG